A part of Dryobates pubescens isolate bDryPub1 chromosome 3, bDryPub1.pri, whole genome shotgun sequence genomic DNA contains:
- the LOC104309108 gene encoding transthyretin, which produces MASPSVLLAFLAGLVFLSEAAPLVSHGAVDSKCPLMVKVLDAVRGSPAVNVAVKVFKRAADGSWENFATGKTTEYGEIHELTTEEQFVEGVYRVEFDTSSYWKGLGLSPFHEYADVVFTANDSGHRHYTIAALLSPFSYSTTAVVTDPQE; this is translated from the exons ATggcctctccctctgtgctcctCGCTTTCCTAGCTGGACTGGTATTTctctctgaagctgcaccacTG GTCTCCCATGGCGCTGTTGATTCCAAATGCCCTCTGATGGTGAAAGTGCTGGATGCAGTCAGAGGAAGCCCTGCAGTTAACGTAGCTGTCAAAGTCTTTAAACGGGCTGCAGATGGAAGCTGGGAGAACTTCGCTACTGG GAAAACCACAGAGTATGGGGAGATCCACGAGCTCACCACAGAAGAGCAGTTTGTAGAAGGAGTGTACAGGGTTGAGTTTGACACCAGCTCTTACTGGAAAGGACTTGGGCTTTCTCCATTCCACGAGTACGCTGAT gtggTGTTCACTGCTAACGATTCTGGTCACCGCCACTACACCATTGCTGCTCTCCTCAGTCCTTTCTCTTACTCAACCACTGCTGTTGTCACCGATCCCCAGGAATAA